The DNA sequence TATCCCTTTTTCCACAGGGACTTTAAAGCATATCACTGGATCAACGAGACTGGCATTTCCAATATTCTTCATTAGTAGTGCGCCATTTATCATTACTTCCTGAGCGTTATCTCCTGGCCTTGGAAGGAGAAGGGTATAATTCATGGCAATTTCTGCATCTGCCTTCATATCTTCCTGCTTGCCGCTCAGCCGTGATGGGACAGGCTGCAAAGGCTTCTCTGCCGGCTTTTCAGCAGAAGCAGTATGGCCTTTTCCGGTCTGGGGCAGGAGGAACCCTTTGATTAAGGTTTTCAAGACAGGCATGGGCAGGAAAGACCCTTTTTGATTTTGCCCTTTTTGACTGTAGATTGAGTAGCAGACAAATGCCCTGGTCAGGATAAAAGCGAGGTTACTGACTGCCGTCTCTTTTTTTGGCAGCCTGCAGACCATTTTCAAGCGAAGGGGGGAATTGGCTTTTATATACTTCAATTCTCTGAACTGGAAGGGAACAGACCTCTTATTCAGCTCGGATAGAAGAGCATTCTTCACCCGGTCATCCATGTGGCTGGGATGCTCCAGTGATAGCTGGGGAAGCGTTGTATGTTCCTCTTCAATCATATCTAATATAATATGCGGTTTAGCCTTTGCTTCATCATTGCCATTTGTAAAAGTAATGAAGCCCTCTGCCTCCAGGTAATTTCTCAGTTCTTCCACCAGTGCTGTATTTGAAGAGTCTGCCGGAAGGGTCTGGCATATGATGGACTCCGGCATTCTCCCTGGGTTGATATGGAGCTTCCTTTCAGAAACCTCCCATCTGGTGTTATACCCATGTGCTTCGCAAAAAAGCGTGATGCTCATTAATGCTGAAGGAAGAACTTCTCCCAATGATTCCTCTCCCAAAAAAACAGAAATATTCATGGCTGATCCTCCTTTATACCGGCGTTAGTCCAAAATATGAATATATGAAAATAAGCCCAAGATCAGCACACTGAAAAAACAGGCTCGTTGATTAGAACCATTTATCCCAAATATCCATATGATGAATTGAATACACAACCTATTAGAAAGGATGATTTAGTTGAAGCCTCATAAGAGACCCCAACTGACCCCTAATAACGTTCAAGAAGAATGTATTCGGGTTTCCAAGGTATATGACTGGGTATTTGATGCGATTACAACTGATACAGGCATTACCTTGCCGCCCGATTGTGAAGCAGCAGTTGCGCTGGCAGTTGCAGAAGGGAGAACCCCGCTTGATGTAACATGCTGCGTTCCTGATGTAGGAGGATTTTTCCCGCTTGATCCTCCAGACACAGACGGAAATGCTACTTGCACTGTTTCATCCCGTATTGAAAGGCGCAAAATCCCGGTAAACGGCGTCATGACAGACCTGGCTATTGTGAAGGTCATCTTCACTATCAGGCCGCTTGTCACAATCTATGACAGCACAGGAGCTGTGATTTGCAGCTTCCGTCCAACTATCAGTGAATCGCGCCGGCTAGTTGTCTGTGCTCCTGAGCCATTCACAAGCGACAATGTGTTCTGCCGCCTGATTTCTCTGAACTGTGAAACAAACTTCATTGAAACTGGCATTCCTGATGTTGGATTGCAAATTATGCTGGATATTTGCTTCGAAATCCAGGTTGAAGCAGATGTGAAGCTGGAAGTCCTGGCTAAATTCTGCTTCCCGCGTCCAAATGACATCGTCATTCCTCCTGGTGGGGTCTGCCCGCCGTTTGAATGGCCGGAGCAATGCGACTTTTTCCCGCGCGACAACTGTGACTGCCAGGCGTTTGTGGATACAGACCCTATTACAGGTCCAGTTCCTATTGTGTTCAGCCCGATTCTGTTTGCAGAAGATTTGGCTGCAGGGACTTATACAACAGAGCTGAGAGCCGAAATCTGCGACAACTGCCAGCTGACTGGCAGCACACTGCAATGGATCGTGGAGGATTTCGTTGTGCCGACTGGAACTGGTACGCTAGCTGTTGACCAAAGCTTTGTCTTTACAGCAGAAGAATTCAATATGCCAACCTGTTCGACTGTATTGGGAATCACCACATTGACGGTAACTGGTGCAGGTACAATTGTTTTCTCTGATCCAAGCGTGACAGACCGCACTGCTTTGTTCACACTAACTCTGGTCGAAAATATTGGCACTGATCTGGATGCTTACTCTATCACTCTTACTGATATCGCTGGAGCTCCGCTGGTGACATTTGCAGGTGCAGGTACTGGTTTTGTGCCAGATGAAGACTTGATCATCCAGGATTGCGTAACCTTCCCGAATCTATTGGGCGGCCAGCCTCTATAATTCTTGGTTATAGTTTCGAAAGAAGGGGAAACCCTTCTTTTTTTCTGTTTTATTTCCTTTCAAGATGAGATTTCTTATGAGGTGAAGCTATTTCATTTGTTTCAATTCAGTGATCATATTTAAAAAGTGGGCAGCGTACTCCCCGGGCGAAAAATTCTGCTGGATATGCTGTGATGCCCTTTGCCTGATTGCTTCCCGGAGTGAAGAATTTGCAATCAGATCGTGCCCTTCTTTGACGGCTTGCTGGATATTGCCCAGCGTGAAAAACTTTCCTGTTACATTATGGATGATAAAATGCCTGACCCCATCTGAATCTGTGGAAATAACAGGGCATCTGCATACCATTGCTTCTAATACAGCATAGCCGAATCCTTCTACTTTGGAGGTTGAACAGAGAAAACCTCCTGAATCTCCAATCATGGAATAATGGTCAGCCATCCGGTCATGCGGAAGGTTGGCAAATACAGTCAAGTGGGACTGGAGGTTCAGCTGCTTAATGACTGTTTCGAACGCTTTTCTCTGGTCCGGCGGGGCAAGGGTGCTGTCCTCGAACATCCAAAGCCGTATAGAAGGGTTCTTCCTGATCAGTTTAGCTCCGATCATAAGGAAGTCTCTCCAATTCTTGTTTTCTTCGAGTCTTCCAACCCAGCCTATAATGGGGTTGGGCTTTTTCGGAAGGTGCCTGTAATGAAAGTCCCTGGAGTTAAAGCAGTTGTGAAATGAATACTTTTTCTTGGCAGGAAAATAGGTTTCAAACGCTTTGATCAGATGAGGTGTTTTTGGATAAAGGATTGCATCACAATAAGGATTTATGATCGGCAGTGCATTTGCTTTGACGAACTTTTCTGCATAGTCCTTATCATGGCCGATGCCCTGGCTTTCAAATATCAGGATCCCTCCATAGCCCAGCGACCGGAGGCGCTGAAGCATAGCAAGGTCAGAACCGACAACGATTGCATCATAATTGCCTTTTTGAAGGATTTCTTTTATGCCTAAATCGGTATTGGTCACATATAAAGTGGCATCCGTCTTGTTCTGCAGTCCTGTACCGCTTTGACTGTAGAGGAAATGGCAGTTGATACCTACCTGGCTGAGGGCATATAGTCTCTGCCTGTTTAATGTTTCAACGCCTCCGCTGGGTATATAAAAGGTAAAGAGAACATTCAGTTCCTGACCACTCATTATAATTTCTCACCCCATTCCTGTTAATGTATACAGCATCACTTAGACACCTTTTTGAAACCATAAACTATAATGTTAGAAGGTCTTGCGGAAACCTTTCTCCACAATGGAATTTCAGATTAAGTATAAGAAGGGGGAACCAAATGGCGCTCTCAAGTTCCGATTCAAACCCAAGTGATCTTGTCTCCATCATTATTCCATTCTATAACTGCAGCTATATTGGCAATAGCATCGCCAGTGCATTGCAGCAAACCTATAATAATATTGAAATAATCGTAGTAGATGATGGCTCCACAGCTCATTTTCAATCAGTAAAGCCATTTCTAAGCCAAATTGTCTATGTAAAGAAGACAAATGGAGGGACGGCGTCTGCATTAAATAAGGGGTTTAAAATAGCAAAAGGCAATTATATGGTATGGCTGAGTTCTGATGATATAATGCTTCCAGATAAAATCGAAAAGCAGCTTAAGTTTATGAAAAAAGAGAAGGCCGTATTTTCTTTTACTGATTATAAACTCATCAATGATAAAAATGAAAACCTGACTGCTTCCGGCATCCTTAGCAGCTACAGCAGGGAATCAATCCTGGATGGACTGAAAACAAACTGCACAATCAATGGATCAACTATCATGATGAAGAGGGATCTGTTCGCAAGTGTTGGCGTTTTCGACCCTTCATACAGGTATGCCCATGACTATGAATACTGGATTAGGGCTTATTTGAAGCATGACCTTGCTTTTCTTAAAGAGCCTCTTACCTTTTATCGAATCCATAACCGGATGGGGACAAAAAAGCATTTACGAAAAATCAGTGAGGAAACGGATCGAATACAAAAACAGTATGGTCATTTTTTAAATAATTTCCATGGATGGAAAAGGGCAAAATGACTGTTCCTCCTTAAGCTTATGGCGGGCATCGCCTGGCCTATTACTGTAAACATGTTCTGGAATCTTTTCATCATTGAAATTAGACATGTGAAAGCAAAATAGTAAAATGTGCTGCCAGGTTATTGTGTCACCAGCCTGGCAGTATTTTGCAATATTTTCCTTAAGCTTTATTAGGTTCCGTTGAACAAAACAAGTTTCGTACCAGTTACAGAAGACCCGGAGTTGACGAAATAGTAGTTTGAAGCTCCGTCTAATGTCAGATTTCCGGTCCAGGTAATCGTACCGAACTGGCTGCCGAAGATGCCGATTGGCGGAACATCCGTTGCAGGATTGGCTGTTACATTCCCGCCGATAAACGAGTTAAGGATATTACTGTAGACGGCTATCTGTATCGTGCTGTCTGAGCGGCTGTCCACCATGCGCTGAAGCCTCAGGCCATTGTGGATGACGGTTCCTGCAAACCAGCTGTTGTAGACGTAAGTGTTCAGCTGGCCCATATGGCCGGATTGGACGACATTTCCGTTGATTTTAGCATTATGAAGCTGAAATTCAATCGTTGTGAATGGATCTCCGACTGCTACGTTCTGAAACGTTACATTTCCGCTGATTATGGCGCCATTTGTGTAATTTGTATGTGTGCTGACGGAGGTACCGTTGTTAAAGGTGCCTATTACAGTTACAGGGCGGGCATCAAATGCAGGGCCTTGCATCAAGTAAACATCCTCTGCAGCCTGGCTCGTTTGGATTGTCACATTTCTCGGTGTTGAAGACCCAAAGTTTGCCAGATCGGCGTTCCCGAGCACCCATGGTCCAAGCCCCAACAGCTGGACATGCCGTGCCGGCGGAATCGTAATATCTTCATCAAATACAGAATTGGCTGCAATCAGAATAACCAGCCTTGCACGCATCCCGAATGTGACTGCCAAAGCACTGCTTGTGGCAGCTGTAATGGCGGCCTGCAGAGAGTTGAATGGATTGAGAGGGGAGCCGTCGCCTGGTCCAGGTGCACTGGAGTCTGCCCAGAATACGGTTTCTTCTCCCCATAGGAAGTCGCTTGGACCTTGAGGACCTTGTTCGCCTTGCGGGCCAGTAGAGCCTGTAGTTCCTTGAGGACCCTGAGGACCTTGAGCCCCTTGTTCTCCAGTGCCCTGAGGACCTTGTTCGCCTTGAGGACCTTGAACCCCTGTATTGCCTTGAGAACCTTGGACGCCTTGGGGGCCTTGAGCGCCAGTGGCGCCGGTACTGCCCTGAGGACCTTGAGCACCGGTGGCGCCAGTGCTGCCTTGAGGGCCTTGAGCGCCAGTGGCACCAGTACTGCCCTGAGGGCCTTGAGTGCCAGTGGCGCCAGTACTGCCTTGGGGGCCTTGAGCGCCAGTGGCGCCAGTGCTGCCTTGAGGACCTTGATCACCGGTAGCCCCAGTGCTGCCTTGAGGGCCCTGAGGCCCTTGCACCCCTTGGTTAGATCCGAGAAGCTCGTCTGATACTACACGATGTGCAGCAACAAGCTGTCCTGCCACATCTCTGCCCCAGACAGAAATTTGAGTACTGGCTTCAGCTGGGCCGCTGGTTGTGAATACAAATTCAAATGCATCAAAATTAGCGGTAAGGTTTCTGGTGATAACCTGGTTTGGTCCGATATTGATGTTTTCAAGTGCATATAATATCCTGGTGCCATTCAGCCTGTATCCCTGAAGCAGTACTGTCGAAGCGTTTACTGAATCCCTGTTATCTATCTTAATATTTACTGTCCTTGTTAGCCTGTTGCCGCCTACAGGTATATTGGAAATAGGTCCAGTAGATAAAACAGCCATAAGTTGTCCTCCTTTGCTAATTGATTTTAGAGATGAAATTCTAGTAAACTCTTTCATTCTCATATTTATTTTATTATTGTTTCTGACCAATGCTTGTGAGTTTGTCCATCCGATGTAGCTGATTTTAAGATCCGTAGCAGAAAGATATAAGCAGGAAGAATATGCACTGCGTATTTTTATTGCTGGGTTTTTCGTTCAGTTCAGAAACATAAAAAAGCCTGCCGGCTCAGTAAATTGAACCTGCAGGCAGTTTTCAATAATAGAAGGAATAGATTCTAAAACTTCTTGCCAATCAGGCCACTGTTTGGCCTTGAAGATCCAGGAGGGCCTTAGGCTCCAGTTTCTCCCTGAGGACCTTGCTCCCCTTGAGGACCTTGCTCCCCTTGAGGACCTTGCTCTCCTTGAGGGCCAGTTGCGCCTTGAGCGCCAGTGGCTCCCTGAGGACCTTGCTCTCCTTGAGGGCCAGTTGCGCCTTGAGCGCCAGTTTCTCCCTGAGGACCTTGCTCTCCTTGCGGGCCAGTTGCGCCTTGAGCGCCAGTGACTCCCTGAGGACCTTGCTCTCCTTGCGGGCCAGTTGCGCCTTGAGCGCCAGTTTCTCCCTGAGGACCTTGCTCTCCTTGCGGGCCAGTTGCGCCTTGAGCGCCAGTGACTCCCTGAGGACCTTGCTCTCCTTGAGGGCCAGTTGCGCCTTGAGCGCCAGTGGCCCCCTGAGGACCTTGCTCTCCTTGAGGGCCAGTTGCGCCTTGAGCGCCAGTGACTCCCTGAGGACCTTGCTCTCCTTGCGGGCCAGTTGCGCCTTGAGCGCCAGTGGCTCCCTGAGGACCTTGCTCTCCTTGCGGGCCAGTTGCGCCTTGAGCTCCAGTAGATCCTTGAGGACCCTGTGAACCTTGAACACCAGTGGCTCCCTGAGGACCTTGAGCGCCTTGCGCCCCCGTTACTCCAGTCGGGCCCTGTGAACCTTGAGCGCCAGTGGCTCCTTGAGGACCTTGAGCGCCTTGAGCCCCCGTTGTTCCAGTCGGACCCTGTGAACCTTGAGCCCCAGTAGTACCTTGAGGGCCTTGAGCGCCATTTGCTCCAGTGACTCCCTGAGGACCTTGAGACCCCTGTGCACCAGTCGCACCGGTTGGCCCTTGAGCACCTTGAATGCCACTAGGACCTTGAGGACCTTGAGCGCCTTGATCTGATCCTAATAGTTCATCAGAAACGATGCGGTGTGCAGCTACCAATCCTCCAGCAGCATCACGGCCCCAAACAGAAACCTGAATATCCTCTTCCGCAGCTCCTCCAGTTGTGAACACAAATTCAAAGCTGTCGAAATTTGCAAAGTAGTTTCTTGTTATGACAGAGTTTGCCGGAACGTTCAACAGTTCAGAGACATACAGAGTTCGCGATCCATTCAGCTGATAACCCTGAATTAAAATTGTGCCTGGGCTTGCTCCATTCCTATTGTCAATTTTAACTGTGACCGTCCTTGTTTGCCTTGAACCGCTTACTGCGGGATTAAGAATTGGGCCGGTTGACAATATTGCCATATAATAACCTCCCTTCAACGTGAGTCCAAGTCAATACGATTATGACAAGCTATCGTATTTCTCTATATAATATTTTGGAGCAAAAGTTTTGTCAGTGAGTTTGTCCCTGTACTGTTGCGGATTTTATTAAAATTCTATTGGCAGAGCAGACAAAAATGCCGCCCCGGAATCATTCCCGGAAAGCGGCAGAGAACTAGAAATCTATTTTGAATTTGGCAAAAAACCAGTCATCATCATACCTTCGCCTTGCAAGATAAGCCTGCTTCTTTTCCAGTGCACCTTGCGCAAGCACTTTTCTCTCAATTTCTTTTTCATTCCCATTGATCAGCATTTTTCTGGTTTTGTAGATTCTTGCAGGGCTGAAGTGAAGGTAAGCCAGCCTGAGCAAATTATAAAAATATTCATCAAGTTCAACTCTATAAGGCTGTACCTTCCTGAATAAGTGAAGCACTTTAGCTTTTGGCTGAACATGGCATTTATACCCGAACAGCCAAAGCTTGATTGAAATCTCCACATCCTCATATCCCCAAACTGGAAACCCAGTCTCAAAACCTCCCGCTTCCTCAAAGACCGATCGATTGATGGCAAAGCATCCTCCCGGCAGGATGGCAGTCTCAAAAAGATCGTCCTGTTTGACATTCCAGTGTGTCCGGATCTTTGAAGATCTCTCATTTACCCATAATGTCTGGCCATAGCCGGTGAAATGGGGGTTGCCGATGGCCCCGATGGCAGGTGTGACGGCATCGGTCAGGCCTGTTAGAAGAGGCTCGATCAGCAGGTCCAGCCAATAGTCTTCAAACTCCAGATGGGCATCACAGAAGACGAGCACTTGTCCTTTTGCAAGCTTGGCTCCTTCATTCCTCGCATTGGCTGCTCCGACACCGTCTGTCGTGATGAGACTGATGTTTTTATCCAAATAATCAGCTTTCAAAAAGTCACAGCATTGATCAGTTGAACGATCATCGACAATTATCAATTCATAAGGCTGGCGAATCGGGGCCGAGA is a window from the Bacillus infantis NRRL B-14911 genome containing:
- a CDS encoding collagen-like protein, yielding MAVLSTGPISNIPVGGNRLTRTVNIKIDNRDSVNASTVLLQGYRLNGTRILYALENINIGPNQVITRNLTANFDAFEFVFTTSGPAEASTQISVWGRDVAGQLVAAHRVVSDELLGSNQGVQGPQGPQGSTGATGDQGPQGSTGATGAQGPQGSTGATGTQGPQGSTGATGAQGPQGSTGATGAQGPQGSTGATGAQGPQGVQGSQGNTGVQGPQGEQGPQGTGEQGAQGPQGPQGTTGSTGPQGEQGPQGPSDFLWGEETVFWADSSAPGPGDGSPLNPFNSLQAAITAATSSALAVTFGMRARLVILIAANSVFDEDITIPPARHVQLLGLGPWVLGNADLANFGSSTPRNVTIQTSQAAEDVYLMQGPAFDARPVTVIGTFNNGTSVSTHTNYTNGAIISGNVTFQNVAVGDPFTTIEFQLHNAKINGNVVQSGHMGQLNTYVYNSWFAGTVIHNGLRLQRMVDSRSDSTIQIAVYSNILNSFIGGNVTANPATDVPPIGIFGSQFGTITWTGNLTLDGASNYYFVNSGSSVTGTKLVLFNGT
- a CDS encoding glycosyltransferase — encoded protein: MTETALASIIFPVKNEGENVKKTLESFFSAPIRQPYELIIVDDRSTDQCCDFLKADYLDKNISLITTDGVGAANARNEGAKLAKGQVLVFCDAHLEFEDYWLDLLIEPLLTGLTDAVTPAIGAIGNPHFTGYGQTLWVNERSSKIRTHWNVKQDDLFETAILPGGCFAINRSVFEEAGGFETGFPVWGYEDVEISIKLWLFGYKCHVQPKAKVLHLFRKVQPYRVELDEYFYNLLRLAYLHFSPARIYKTRKMLINGNEKEIERKVLAQGALEKKQAYLARRRYDDDWFFAKFKIDF
- a CDS encoding glycosyltransferase family 4 protein, yielding MSGQELNVLFTFYIPSGGVETLNRQRLYALSQVGINCHFLYSQSGTGLQNKTDATLYVTNTDLGIKEILQKGNYDAIVVGSDLAMLQRLRSLGYGGILIFESQGIGHDKDYAEKFVKANALPIINPYCDAILYPKTPHLIKAFETYFPAKKKYSFHNCFNSRDFHYRHLPKKPNPIIGWVGRLEENKNWRDFLMIGAKLIRKNPSIRLWMFEDSTLAPPDQRKAFETVIKQLNLQSHLTVFANLPHDRMADHYSMIGDSGGFLCSTSKVEGFGYAVLEAMVCRCPVISTDSDGVRHFIIHNVTGKFFTLGNIQQAVKEGHDLIANSSLREAIRQRASQHIQQNFSPGEYAAHFLNMITELKQMK
- a CDS encoding glycosyltransferase, which encodes MALSSSDSNPSDLVSIIIPFYNCSYIGNSIASALQQTYNNIEIIVVDDGSTAHFQSVKPFLSQIVYVKKTNGGTASALNKGFKIAKGNYMVWLSSDDIMLPDKIEKQLKFMKKEKAVFSFTDYKLINDKNENLTASGILSSYSRESILDGLKTNCTINGSTIMMKRDLFASVGVFDPSYRYAHDYEYWIRAYLKHDLAFLKEPLTFYRIHNRMGTKKHLRKISEETDRIQKQYGHFLNNFHGWKRAK
- a CDS encoding BMQ_0737 family morphogenetic spore coat protein; its protein translation is MKPHKRPQLTPNNVQEECIRVSKVYDWVFDAITTDTGITLPPDCEAAVALAVAEGRTPLDVTCCVPDVGGFFPLDPPDTDGNATCTVSSRIERRKIPVNGVMTDLAIVKVIFTIRPLVTIYDSTGAVICSFRPTISESRRLVVCAPEPFTSDNVFCRLISLNCETNFIETGIPDVGLQIMLDICFEIQVEADVKLEVLAKFCFPRPNDIVIPPGGVCPPFEWPEQCDFFPRDNCDCQAFVDTDPITGPVPIVFSPILFAEDLAAGTYTTELRAEICDNCQLTGSTLQWIVEDFVVPTGTGTLAVDQSFVFTAEEFNMPTCSTVLGITTLTVTGAGTIVFSDPSVTDRTALFTLTLVENIGTDLDAYSITLTDIAGAPLVTFAGAGTGFVPDEDLIIQDCVTFPNLLGGQPL